The following proteins are encoded in a genomic region of Brachypodium distachyon strain Bd21 chromosome 1, Brachypodium_distachyon_v3.0, whole genome shotgun sequence:
- the LOC100843434 gene encoding protein STRUBBELIG-RECEPTOR FAMILY 7 isoform X3, protein MTGAAMKRGRSGAVGIGAGVVLLFLATASLGANANTDSNDVTALNVFYTTMNSPPQLKNWVSQNADPCGQSWNGITCLGSRVTTIKLSGMGLNGTLGYNMNLLTALVQLDMSNNNLGGSDIPYNLPPNLEKLNLAGNHFTGTTPYSISQMFALKDLNLAHNQISTISDMFNQLTNLTTMDLSYNAFSANIPQSFNSLTSLTTLYLQNNQFSGTIDVLANLPLTDLNIANNRFTGWVPDKLKKIRTLQTAGNSFSNGPAPPPPPGTTSPPQGPQRPALPSRNGNNGSSDSGSKHSKLKGGAVAGIVICLLVVSAIVAFFVIKRKSWKLSRGRDPEQNEPLSPLASGLKQMKSIKIISTIGKDQLQKTVSMSLKPPTKIDMHKSFDENDLTSKSVTRKISLSSIRTPAYTVADLQVATGSFSANNFISEGSFGRVFKAQLNDQKVLAVKKINFSAFPSYPSDLFIELVANISRLNHPNLAELVGYCSEHGQCLLVYEFYENGSLHDLLNLVDDQSKPLSWNNRVKIALGSARALEYLHETCSPSVIHKNFKSSNILLDNELNPHLSDSGYADLIPNQEFQESEENSGYRAPELTMSGQYSLKSDVYSFGVVMLELLTGRKPFDRSRPRSEQSLVRWATPQLHDIDALDQMVDPALQGLYPSKSLSRFADAIALCVQAEPEFRPPMSEVVQSLVRLVQRANITRMSSSENYSRRHSESALDLRKSLHSSGKAPGHVNLHSARSYTQCAGAGGSADQEIVIALGSNVGDRIGTFDRALRLMRSLGIKITRHACLYETAPAYVTDQPRFLNSAVRGTTKLGPHDLLKKLKEIEKDIGRTAGIRYGPRPIDLDILLYGNSQINTETLIVPHERIHERPFVLAPLVDLLGSSADDCMEKSWHSLSKCSGGFFDLWNKLGGESVIGTEGIKRVIPVGSRLLDWRERTLVMGVLNVTPDSFSDGGKFLEVAAAISQAKLLISQGADIIDIGAQSTKPNATRLSANEELERLVPVLDAITKLPEMEGKLLSVDTFYAQVAAEAVKRGASMINDVSGGKLDPNILEVVAELGVPYVTMHMRGDPSTMQSEQNLQYDDVCKEVASELYERLREAELSGIPLWRIVLDPGIGFSKKSSQNLEVIRGLGSIRHEMAKMSLGASHVPILIGVSRKRFLGEICNRVDPAERDVATVAAATAAIMNGANIIRVHNVGYGGDTAKVCDALRTGIS, encoded by the exons ATGACCGGGGCAGCAatgaagagggggaggagcggAGCTGTGGGCATTGGAGCCGGAGTGGTGCTGCTGTTCTTGGCCACCGCCTCCTTGGGGGCTAATGCCAACACCGACTCTAACGATG TGACGGCCCTCAATGTCTTCTACACAACGATGAACTCGCCACCCCAACTGAAAAACTGGGTGTCCCAAAATGCAGATCCTTGCGGACAGTCGTGGAATGGGATCACTTGCTTGGGTTCCAGAGTGACAACAAT AAAGTTATCCGGTATGGGGCTTAACGGGACTTTGGGGTACAACATGAATCTACTGACTGCACTAGTTCAGCT TGATATGAGCAACAATAATCTTGGAGGCAGTGACATTCCTTATAATCTTCCTCCAAATCTCGAGAAACT AAATCTTGCTGGAAATCACTTCACTGGAACCACACCATACTCTATTTCCCAAATGTTTGCACTTAAGGATTT AAATCTTGCTCATAACCAAATCTCAACCATCAGTGATATGTTTAACCAGCTCACCAATCTAACAACAAT GGACCTCTCATACAACGCATTTTCTGCTAATATTCCACAAAGCTTCAACTCTTTAACAAGTTTGACAACACT TTATCTGCAGAACAACCAATTCAGTGGCACCATAGATGTCCTTGCCAATCTTCCTCTTACTGATCT AAATATTGCAAATAATCGATTCACTGGATGGGTACCTGATAAGCTAAAGAAAATAAGGACTCTCCA GACAGCTGGAAATTCGTTTAGCAATGGTCctgcaccaccacctccaccagGTACAACTTCACCGCCTCAGGGCCCTCAACGGCCTGCTCTTCCAAGTAGGAATGGCAACAATGGCTCTTCCGACAGTGGCAGTAAACACTCGAAACTGAAAGGAGGTGCAGTAGCAGGAATTGTAATATGTTTGTTGGTTGTTAGTGCAATTGTTGCATTCTTCGTGATCAAGAGGAAATCTTGGAAATTGTCAAGGGGACGAGACCCTGAACAGAATGAACCTCTCAGTCCTCTTGCTTCAGGACTTAAAC AGATGAAGTCCATCAAGATCATCTCAACAATTGGCAAGGATCAATTGCAGAAGACTGTTTCAATGAGCCTAAAACCTCCAACAAAAATTGACATGCACAAGTCCTTCGATGAAAATGATCTCACAAGCAAGTCTGTCACAAGGAAAATAAGTTTGTCTTCCATCAGAACACCTGCATACACAGTTGCAGACCTGCAGGTAGCAACAGGAAGCTTCAGTGCTAACAATTTTATTAGTGAGGGGTCATTTGGACGTGTTTTCAAAGCACAACTAAACGATCAGAAG GTCCTGGCTGTAAAGAAAATCAACTTTTCTGCATTCCCAAGCTATCCTTCCGATTTGTTCATTGAGTTGGTTGCAAATATTTCAAGGCTAAATCATCCAAACCTTGCTGAGCTAGTTGGCTACTGTTCAGAGCATGGGCAGTGCTTGTTGGTATATGAATTCTATGAAAATGGTTCTCTCCATGACTTACTTAACCTGGTGGATGATCAAAGCAAACCGTTGTCTTGGAATAACCGTGTGAAGATTGCCCTCGGATCTGCAAGGGCATTAGA GTACCTACATGAGACATGTTCGCCATCTGTGATTCACAAGAATTTCAAGTCATCAAACATTTTACTGGATAATGAGCTTAACCCCCACCTTTCGGATTCTGGGTATGCGGATCTTATTCCTAACCAGGAATTCCAG GAATCAGAGGAAAACTCGGGTTATAGGGCACCTGAGTTGACAATGTCTGGCCAATACTCACTGAAGAGTGATGTATATAGCTTTGGAGTTGTCATGTTAGAGCTCCTGACTGGCCGCAAACCGTTTGACAG GTCCCGACCACGATCTGAGCAGTCACTGGTCCGATGGGCTACCCCGCAGCTGCATGACATCGACGCGCTAGACCAGATGGTTGATCCAGCACTCCAGGGGCTGTACCCGTCGAAATCCCTGTCTCGCTTTGCCGACGCGATCGCCCTCTGTGTTCAG GCCGAGCCAGAGTTCCGGCCACCGATGTCCGAGGTCGTCCAGTCATTGGTCCGGCTCGTGCAGAGGGCAAACATCACGAGAATGTCCAGCAGCGAGAACTACTCACGGCGCCACAGCGAATCTG CGTTGGATCTTAGGAAGTCTCTCCACTCCTCAGGGAAAGCGCCTGGGCATGTTAATCTGCACAGTGCCCGATCGTATACGCAATGTGCCGGGGCGGGTGGTTCTGCCGACCAAGAGATTGTGATTGCACTGGGAAGCAATGTGGGAGATAGGATCGGTACGTTCGACAGAGCGCTGCGGCTCATGAGAAGCTTGGGCATAAAAATCACGAGGCACGCCTGTTTGTATGAGACTGCCCCTGCTTATGTGACCGATCAGCCACGGTTCCTGAACTCTGCTGTTAGGGGCACAACTAAGCTGGGACCTCACGATCTGCTGAAGAAGCTGAAGGAGATCGAGAAGGATATAGGGCGCACTGCCGGAATAAGGTATGGTCCAAGGCCAATCGATCTAGACATTCTTCTGTATGGTAACTCTCAGATCAATACCGAGACTCTAATCGTGCCACATGAACGCATCCATGAGAGACCGTTTGTTTTAGCACCTCTTGTTGACCTTCTAGGTTCTTCTGCCGACGATTGTATGGAGAAAAGCTGGCACTCTCTCTCAAAGTGCAGTGGCGGGTTCTTTGATTTGTGGAATAAGCTTGGTGGTGAATCTGTAATTGGAACAGAAGGTATTAAAAGGGTAATTCCTGTTGGAAGTCGTCTGCTGGATTGGCGTGAGAGGACCCTTGTTATGGGAGTGCTTAATGTGACGCCGGACAGCTTTAGTGATGGAGGTAAGTTTCTAGAAGTGGCAGCTGCCATTTCTCAGGCCAAGTTGCTAATATCACAAGGGGCAGACATTATTGATATCGGTGCTCAATCCACCAAGCCCAATGCAACAAGGCTATCTGCAAACGAAGAACTTGAGAGGCTGGTTCCTGTTCTGGATGCAATCACAAAACTTCCCGAGATGGAAGGGAAGTTGCTCTCAGTAGACACATTCTACGCGCAAGTTGCTGCTGAAGCTGTAAAAAGAGGAGCCAGCATGATTAATGATGTATCTGGTGGAAAGCTTGACCCAAATATTCTTGAAGTTGTAGCTGAACTTGGAGTTCCATATGTTACCATGCACATGAGAGGTGATCCATCAACTATGCAAAGTGAACAGAATTTACAGTATGACGATGTCTGCAAAGAAGTTGCTTCTGAGTTATATGAACGGTTGAGAGAAGCAGAGTTGTCTGGTATTCCTTTGTGGAGGATAGTTCTTGATCCCGGCATTGGGTTCTCCAAGAAATCTAGTCAGAATCTTGAAGTTATCAGGGGCTTGGGATCCATTAGACATGAGATGGCGAAAATGAGTTTAGGTGCTTCACATGTGCCAATATTAATTGGAGTCTCAAGGAAAAGATTCTTAGGTGAAATATGCAATCGTGTGGATCCAGCTGAGAGAGATGTTGctactgttgctgctgctacagCTGCGATTATGAATGGTGCTAATATAATAAGGGTCCATAATGTTGGGTACGGTGGGGATACTGCAAAGGTCTGTGATGCATTGCGTACGGGCATAAGCTGA
- the LOC100843434 gene encoding protein STRUBBELIG-RECEPTOR FAMILY 7 isoform X1: MSYVQRINCKNSLCKVKGTTAAHESFLNPDNQMTALNVFYTTMNSPPQLKNWVSQNADPCGQSWNGITCLGSRVTTIKLSGMGLNGTLGYNMNLLTALVQLDMSNNNLGGSDIPYNLPPNLEKLNLAGNHFTGTTPYSISQMFALKDLNLAHNQISTISDMFNQLTNLTTMDLSYNAFSANIPQSFNSLTSLTTLYLQNNQFSGTIDVLANLPLTDLNIANNRFTGWVPDKLKKIRTLQTAGNSFSNGPAPPPPPGTTSPPQGPQRPALPSRNGNNGSSDSGSKHSKLKGGAVAGIVICLLVVSAIVAFFVIKRKSWKLSRGRDPEQNEPLSPLASGLKQMKSIKIISTIGKDQLQKTVSMSLKPPTKIDMHKSFDENDLTSKSVTRKISLSSIRTPAYTVADLQVATGSFSANNFISEGSFGRVFKAQLNDQKVLAVKKINFSAFPSYPSDLFIELVANISRLNHPNLAELVGYCSEHGQCLLVYEFYENGSLHDLLNLVDDQSKPLSWNNRVKIALGSARALEYLHETCSPSVIHKNFKSSNILLDNELNPHLSDSGYADLIPNQEFQESEENSGYRAPELTMSGQYSLKSDVYSFGVVMLELLTGRKPFDRSRPRSEQSLVRWATPQLHDIDALDQMVDPALQGLYPSKSLSRFADAIALCVQAEPEFRPPMSEVVQSLVRLVQRANITRMSSSENYSRRHSESGDYVL; encoded by the exons ATGAGTTATGTGCAAAGGATCAATTGCAAGAATTCCCTGTGCAAAGTCAAAGGCACTACTGCAGCACATGAGTCTTTTTTAAACCCAGACAACCAAA TGACGGCCCTCAATGTCTTCTACACAACGATGAACTCGCCACCCCAACTGAAAAACTGGGTGTCCCAAAATGCAGATCCTTGCGGACAGTCGTGGAATGGGATCACTTGCTTGGGTTCCAGAGTGACAACAAT AAAGTTATCCGGTATGGGGCTTAACGGGACTTTGGGGTACAACATGAATCTACTGACTGCACTAGTTCAGCT TGATATGAGCAACAATAATCTTGGAGGCAGTGACATTCCTTATAATCTTCCTCCAAATCTCGAGAAACT AAATCTTGCTGGAAATCACTTCACTGGAACCACACCATACTCTATTTCCCAAATGTTTGCACTTAAGGATTT AAATCTTGCTCATAACCAAATCTCAACCATCAGTGATATGTTTAACCAGCTCACCAATCTAACAACAAT GGACCTCTCATACAACGCATTTTCTGCTAATATTCCACAAAGCTTCAACTCTTTAACAAGTTTGACAACACT TTATCTGCAGAACAACCAATTCAGTGGCACCATAGATGTCCTTGCCAATCTTCCTCTTACTGATCT AAATATTGCAAATAATCGATTCACTGGATGGGTACCTGATAAGCTAAAGAAAATAAGGACTCTCCA GACAGCTGGAAATTCGTTTAGCAATGGTCctgcaccaccacctccaccagGTACAACTTCACCGCCTCAGGGCCCTCAACGGCCTGCTCTTCCAAGTAGGAATGGCAACAATGGCTCTTCCGACAGTGGCAGTAAACACTCGAAACTGAAAGGAGGTGCAGTAGCAGGAATTGTAATATGTTTGTTGGTTGTTAGTGCAATTGTTGCATTCTTCGTGATCAAGAGGAAATCTTGGAAATTGTCAAGGGGACGAGACCCTGAACAGAATGAACCTCTCAGTCCTCTTGCTTCAGGACTTAAAC AGATGAAGTCCATCAAGATCATCTCAACAATTGGCAAGGATCAATTGCAGAAGACTGTTTCAATGAGCCTAAAACCTCCAACAAAAATTGACATGCACAAGTCCTTCGATGAAAATGATCTCACAAGCAAGTCTGTCACAAGGAAAATAAGTTTGTCTTCCATCAGAACACCTGCATACACAGTTGCAGACCTGCAGGTAGCAACAGGAAGCTTCAGTGCTAACAATTTTATTAGTGAGGGGTCATTTGGACGTGTTTTCAAAGCACAACTAAACGATCAGAAG GTCCTGGCTGTAAAGAAAATCAACTTTTCTGCATTCCCAAGCTATCCTTCCGATTTGTTCATTGAGTTGGTTGCAAATATTTCAAGGCTAAATCATCCAAACCTTGCTGAGCTAGTTGGCTACTGTTCAGAGCATGGGCAGTGCTTGTTGGTATATGAATTCTATGAAAATGGTTCTCTCCATGACTTACTTAACCTGGTGGATGATCAAAGCAAACCGTTGTCTTGGAATAACCGTGTGAAGATTGCCCTCGGATCTGCAAGGGCATTAGA GTACCTACATGAGACATGTTCGCCATCTGTGATTCACAAGAATTTCAAGTCATCAAACATTTTACTGGATAATGAGCTTAACCCCCACCTTTCGGATTCTGGGTATGCGGATCTTATTCCTAACCAGGAATTCCAG GAATCAGAGGAAAACTCGGGTTATAGGGCACCTGAGTTGACAATGTCTGGCCAATACTCACTGAAGAGTGATGTATATAGCTTTGGAGTTGTCATGTTAGAGCTCCTGACTGGCCGCAAACCGTTTGACAG GTCCCGACCACGATCTGAGCAGTCACTGGTCCGATGGGCTACCCCGCAGCTGCATGACATCGACGCGCTAGACCAGATGGTTGATCCAGCACTCCAGGGGCTGTACCCGTCGAAATCCCTGTCTCGCTTTGCCGACGCGATCGCCCTCTGTGTTCAG GCCGAGCCAGAGTTCCGGCCACCGATGTCCGAGGTCGTCCAGTCATTGGTCCGGCTCGTGCAGAGGGCAAACATCACGAGAATGTCCAGCAGCGAGAACTACTCACGGCGCCACAGCGAATCTGGTGACTATGTGTTATAA
- the LOC100843434 gene encoding folate synthesis bifunctional protein, mitochondrial isoform X2 — protein sequence MLHAKETVRKMYAVAKNYYGYYGGGLAAPNTFSALDLRKSLHSSGKAPGHVNLHSARSYTQCAGAGGSADQEIVIALGSNVGDRIGTFDRALRLMRSLGIKITRHACLYETAPAYVTDQPRFLNSAVRGTTKLGPHDLLKKLKEIEKDIGRTAGIRYGPRPIDLDILLYGNSQINTETLIVPHERIHERPFVLAPLVDLLGSSADDCMEKSWHSLSKCSGGFFDLWNKLGGESVIGTEGIKRVIPVGSRLLDWRERTLVMGVLNVTPDSFSDGGKFLEVAAAISQAKLLISQGADIIDIGAQSTKPNATRLSANEELERLVPVLDAITKLPEMEGKLLSVDTFYAQVAAEAVKRGASMINDVSGGKLDPNILEVVAELGVPYVTMHMRGDPSTMQSEQNLQYDDVCKEVASELYERLREAELSGIPLWRIVLDPGIGFSKKSSQNLEVIRGLGSIRHEMAKMSLGASHVPILIGVSRKRFLGEICNRVDPAERDVATVAAATAAIMNGANIIRVHNVGYGGDTAKVCDALRTGIS from the exons ATGCTCCATGCGAAGGAGACAGTCAGGAAGATGTATGCCGTTGCCAAGAACTACTACGGCTACTACGGTGGAGGGCTAGCGGCGCCGAATACGTTTTCAG CGTTGGATCTTAGGAAGTCTCTCCACTCCTCAGGGAAAGCGCCTGGGCATGTTAATCTGCACAGTGCCCGATCGTATACGCAATGTGCCGGGGCGGGTGGTTCTGCCGACCAAGAGATTGTGATTGCACTGGGAAGCAATGTGGGAGATAGGATCGGTACGTTCGACAGAGCGCTGCGGCTCATGAGAAGCTTGGGCATAAAAATCACGAGGCACGCCTGTTTGTATGAGACTGCCCCTGCTTATGTGACCGATCAGCCACGGTTCCTGAACTCTGCTGTTAGGGGCACAACTAAGCTGGGACCTCACGATCTGCTGAAGAAGCTGAAGGAGATCGAGAAGGATATAGGGCGCACTGCCGGAATAAGGTATGGTCCAAGGCCAATCGATCTAGACATTCTTCTGTATGGTAACTCTCAGATCAATACCGAGACTCTAATCGTGCCACATGAACGCATCCATGAGAGACCGTTTGTTTTAGCACCTCTTGTTGACCTTCTAGGTTCTTCTGCCGACGATTGTATGGAGAAAAGCTGGCACTCTCTCTCAAAGTGCAGTGGCGGGTTCTTTGATTTGTGGAATAAGCTTGGTGGTGAATCTGTAATTGGAACAGAAGGTATTAAAAGGGTAATTCCTGTTGGAAGTCGTCTGCTGGATTGGCGTGAGAGGACCCTTGTTATGGGAGTGCTTAATGTGACGCCGGACAGCTTTAGTGATGGAGGTAAGTTTCTAGAAGTGGCAGCTGCCATTTCTCAGGCCAAGTTGCTAATATCACAAGGGGCAGACATTATTGATATCGGTGCTCAATCCACCAAGCCCAATGCAACAAGGCTATCTGCAAACGAAGAACTTGAGAGGCTGGTTCCTGTTCTGGATGCAATCACAAAACTTCCCGAGATGGAAGGGAAGTTGCTCTCAGTAGACACATTCTACGCGCAAGTTGCTGCTGAAGCTGTAAAAAGAGGAGCCAGCATGATTAATGATGTATCTGGTGGAAAGCTTGACCCAAATATTCTTGAAGTTGTAGCTGAACTTGGAGTTCCATATGTTACCATGCACATGAGAGGTGATCCATCAACTATGCAAAGTGAACAGAATTTACAGTATGACGATGTCTGCAAAGAAGTTGCTTCTGAGTTATATGAACGGTTGAGAGAAGCAGAGTTGTCTGGTATTCCTTTGTGGAGGATAGTTCTTGATCCCGGCATTGGGTTCTCCAAGAAATCTAGTCAGAATCTTGAAGTTATCAGGGGCTTGGGATCCATTAGACATGAGATGGCGAAAATGAGTTTAGGTGCTTCACATGTGCCAATATTAATTGGAGTCTCAAGGAAAAGATTCTTAGGTGAAATATGCAATCGTGTGGATCCAGCTGAGAGAGATGTTGctactgttgctgctgctacagCTGCGATTATGAATGGTGCTAATATAATAAGGGTCCATAATGTTGGGTACGGTGGGGATACTGCAAAGGTCTGTGATGCATTGCGTACGGGCATAAGCTGA